One Nitrospina watsonii DNA segment encodes these proteins:
- the glk gene encoding glucokinase: MILAGDIGGTHCRLALFRDAGGALEAVHEARYKSREFENFAAALEKFLAASKPGSLEKACFGIAGPVQDGRCQVTHLPWVVDVRDLRRTLKLETVALINDFAAQAAAVPFFNDADVAVVQAGEADPTGNIGILGAGTGLGQAILAPVGADSRYLLVESEGGHVDFPAQTPLEAELVQFLNKQYHRVCVEHVLSGAGLKSLYDFFQARHPEPPPEWLEAELKRGDPPEVISRVGLEQRFVPCEQALHQFVTTFGAVAGNLALQVVARGGIYIGGGIAPKILSLLQSDRFLEAFRDKHKFETWMRGIPVRVIVNDRCAVWGAAHYIHSDRFVRG; encoded by the coding sequence ATGATCTTAGCCGGGGATATCGGCGGCACGCATTGCCGCCTGGCCTTGTTCCGGGATGCGGGCGGCGCGCTGGAAGCCGTCCACGAAGCCCGCTACAAGAGCCGGGAGTTTGAGAATTTTGCGGCGGCGCTGGAAAAGTTTCTGGCCGCATCGAAGCCCGGCTCCCTTGAAAAAGCCTGCTTTGGCATCGCCGGGCCGGTGCAGGACGGACGTTGCCAGGTCACCCATCTCCCCTGGGTGGTGGATGTCCGCGATCTGCGCCGCACGCTGAAGCTGGAGACCGTGGCCTTGATCAACGATTTTGCCGCGCAGGCCGCCGCGGTGCCATTTTTCAATGACGCGGATGTGGCTGTGGTGCAGGCCGGGGAAGCCGACCCCACCGGCAACATCGGCATCCTGGGAGCCGGCACCGGTCTGGGGCAGGCGATTCTGGCTCCGGTGGGAGCGGATTCGCGTTACCTGCTGGTCGAGTCCGAGGGCGGCCATGTGGATTTTCCGGCGCAGACTCCCCTCGAAGCAGAGCTTGTCCAATTCCTCAATAAACAGTATCATCGGGTCTGCGTCGAACACGTGCTTTCCGGCGCGGGCCTCAAATCCCTGTACGATTTTTTTCAGGCCCGGCATCCGGAACCGCCGCCCGAATGGCTGGAGGCGGAGTTGAAACGCGGCGACCCGCCTGAGGTCATTTCCCGTGTGGGGTTGGAGCAACGGTTTGTGCCGTGCGAGCAGGCATTGCACCAGTTTGTGACCACCTTTGGCGCGGTGGCGGGCAACCTGGCGTTGCAGGTCGTCGCCCGGGGCGGCATTTACATCGGCGGCGGTATCGCCCCGAAGATCCTGTCCCTGTTGCAGTCCGACCGGTTTCTGGAAGCGTTTCGCGACAAACACAAATTCGAAACCTGGATGCGGGGCATCCCGGTGCGGGTGATCGTCAACGACCGGTGCGCGGTGTGGGGCGCGGCCCATTACATCCATAGCGACCGGTTTGTGCGCGGCTGA
- a CDS encoding argininosuccinate synthase yields the protein MTDKLNKIVLAYSGGLDTSVIIQWLKEKYHCEIIAYCADIGQGAELEPVREKALATGASKVFVEDLKEEFAQDFLFPMLRGNAFYENQYLLGTSIARPLIAKEQIRIANQEGAEGVSHGATGKGNDQVRFELTYMILKPDVVIIAPWREWDLDSRSSLIDYATRHNIPVPVTKKKPYSMDRNLFHISYEGGVLEDPWYEPDDDMFLMTKSPEAAPDKPTYVEITYQQGNPIAINGEAMSPANLIATLNDLGGDNGIGRIDIVENRFVGMKSRGVYETPGGTILHAAHRALETLVMDREIMFLRDSLIPTYARLIYNGLWYSPERELLQKTIDDTQVHVNGTARMKLYKGNCILAGVKADKSLYSKDMASFEKDDIYRQADAEGFIRLNALRLKLYSQTFGNM from the coding sequence ATGACCGATAAACTGAACAAAATTGTACTGGCTTACTCCGGGGGTCTGGACACCTCCGTCATCATCCAATGGCTGAAAGAAAAGTACCACTGCGAGATCATCGCCTATTGCGCCGACATCGGCCAGGGGGCGGAGTTGGAGCCGGTGCGTGAAAAAGCTCTCGCCACCGGGGCGAGCAAGGTGTTCGTCGAAGACCTGAAGGAAGAATTCGCGCAGGATTTCCTGTTCCCCATGCTGCGCGGCAATGCCTTCTATGAGAATCAGTACCTGCTGGGCACCTCCATCGCGCGGCCCTTGATCGCCAAGGAGCAGATCCGCATCGCCAACCAGGAAGGGGCGGAGGGCGTGTCTCACGGCGCCACCGGCAAGGGCAACGATCAGGTGCGGTTCGAACTCACGTACATGATCCTCAAGCCGGATGTGGTCATCATCGCGCCGTGGCGCGAATGGGATCTGGATTCGCGCAGCAGCCTCATCGATTACGCCACCCGTCACAATATCCCGGTGCCCGTCACCAAGAAAAAGCCGTACAGCATGGACCGCAACCTGTTCCACATCAGTTACGAGGGCGGCGTGCTGGAAGACCCCTGGTACGAACCGGATGACGACATGTTCCTGATGACGAAATCGCCGGAAGCCGCGCCGGACAAACCGACGTATGTCGAGATCACCTACCAGCAGGGCAATCCCATCGCCATCAACGGCGAGGCCATGAGCCCGGCCAACCTGATCGCCACGCTCAACGATCTGGGCGGGGACAACGGCATCGGCCGCATCGATATCGTTGAAAACCGCTTTGTTGGCATGAAGTCGCGCGGCGTGTACGAAACGCCGGGCGGCACCATTCTGCACGCGGCGCACCGGGCTCTGGAAACGCTGGTGATGGACCGCGAGATCATGTTCCTGCGCGACTCGTTGATCCCGACCTATGCCCGGCTCATTTACAATGGATTGTGGTATTCGCCGGAACGGGAACTGTTGCAGAAAACCATCGACGACACGCAGGTGCACGTCAACGGCACCGCCCGCATGAAGCTGTACAAGGGCAACTGCATCCTGGCCGGGGTGAAGGCCGATAAATCCCTGTACAGCAAGGATATGGCCTCCTTCGAGAAAGACGACATCTACCGCCAGGCCGATGCCGAGGGCTTCATCCGTCTCAACGCGTTGCGCCTGAAACTCTATTCACAAACTTTTGGCAATATGTAA
- a CDS encoding sigma-54-dependent transcriptional regulator → MSKILVVENEKSMRDLLTIVLEKDGHEVETARNGEVAVEMVQEHQYDVVLTDINMPRANGIDVLDAVNRTLPGTPVIMMTAYASAETAVETMKKGAYDYLSKPFKIEELQLIIKNAAEKKRLADENSYLKSALKDKYQFASIIGKSEGMRQVFDYIGKVANSNATVMIGGESGTGKELVAKALHYNSNRKNYPFISINCGAMPETLLESELFGHEKGAFTSADSTKVGLMEAANKGTFFLDEISEAPLSIQVKLLRVLQEKEFTRVGGTKTIKVDLRIIAASNRDLVQAVKDKEFREDLYYRLKVIHISIPPLRQRKEDISLLVHHFINKYCEEYQGEKKMKSISPEAIKALENYDWPGNVRELENVMERAVVLETQDTIQVSSLPEELLGASTSVADNIVPPLTDEPIDLESTLDKIEKKMLLGALDKSDGMINKAAKLLNLSFRSMRYRVKKHNLKGKMDRNDE, encoded by the coding sequence ATGAGCAAAATACTGGTGGTCGAAAATGAAAAGAGCATGCGGGACCTGCTCACCATTGTGCTGGAAAAGGATGGGCACGAGGTGGAGACGGCCCGCAATGGCGAGGTCGCGGTGGAGATGGTGCAGGAGCATCAGTACGATGTGGTCCTGACCGACATCAACATGCCGCGCGCCAATGGCATCGATGTGCTCGATGCTGTCAACCGCACCTTGCCGGGCACCCCGGTGATCATGATGACCGCCTATGCCTCCGCCGAGACGGCGGTGGAGACGATGAAGAAGGGTGCTTACGATTACCTGTCGAAGCCCTTCAAGATCGAAGAATTGCAGTTGATCATCAAAAACGCCGCCGAAAAAAAGCGGCTCGCCGATGAAAATTCCTACCTGAAAAGCGCCCTCAAGGACAAGTATCAGTTTGCCAGCATCATCGGCAAAAGCGAAGGCATGCGCCAGGTCTTCGATTACATCGGCAAGGTGGCCAACAGCAACGCCACGGTCATGATCGGCGGCGAAAGCGGCACCGGCAAGGAGTTGGTGGCCAAGGCCCTGCACTACAACAGCAACCGCAAAAACTATCCGTTCATTTCCATCAATTGCGGCGCCATGCCGGAAACCCTGTTGGAAAGCGAGCTGTTCGGCCACGAAAAGGGCGCCTTCACCAGCGCCGATTCGACCAAGGTGGGGTTGATGGAAGCCGCTAACAAGGGAACGTTTTTCCTCGATGAAATTTCCGAAGCCCCGCTTTCGATTCAGGTCAAACTGCTGCGGGTGCTGCAGGAAAAAGAATTCACGCGTGTCGGCGGCACCAAGACGATCAAAGTGGATCTGCGCATCATCGCCGCCTCGAATCGCGACCTCGTGCAGGCGGTCAAGGACAAGGAATTCCGCGAAGACCTGTATTACCGCCTGAAGGTGATCCATATCAGCATCCCGCCGTTGCGCCAGCGCAAGGAAGATATCTCGCTGCTCGTCCATCACTTCATCAACAAGTATTGCGAGGAATACCAGGGCGAAAAAAAAATGAAGTCTATTTCGCCGGAGGCCATCAAAGCGCTGGAAAATTATGACTGGCCGGGCAACGTCCGCGAACTGGAAAATGTCATGGAGCGTGCGGTGGTGCTGGAGACGCAGGACACCATCCAGGTCAGCAGCCTGCCGGAAGAATTGCTCGGTGCTTCGACATCGGTTGCGGACAACATTGTCCCGCCGCTGACGGATGAGCCGATCGACCTTGAAAGCACCCTGGATAAAATTGAAAAGAAGATGCTGCTGGGTGCGCTCGACAAATCCGATGGCATGATCAACAAGGCCGCCAAGCTGTTGAACCTGAGTTTTCGGTCGATGCGTTACCGTGTCAAAAAGCACAACCTGAAAGGTAAAATGGATCGCAACGATGAGTGA
- a CDS encoding penicillin-binding protein activator — translation MSDGLQRKMRFRKKNPARMTGLLGILLWGCLLAVVLPAHAQQSTGLDSGSTLFYKGETLFHEGNYLGAKAVFEEFLDRYPAEPRRPQAFFRLGQIEFQNGFYTSAQEYFQRFIQFFPDSTWVYHARLKIAECLFHLENLEEAEKLLRATIKVDPDTTHKWKAYSYLARLDDLRTQYDQALHKFKRIVEKGLDEDLKAYARQAIEAIVEDKLTKQQLLNMNRILGKEYPGDLILNKLIHIFRNERDLGNYQIALENFLIRFPDSALTDEMRAALNGFRDQSENEIRVGVVLPLSGQRALVGQQVLQGIQLAYSQVSAGNKGQIKLEVKDSGLGRNTTEVMEDLARDPNVVGIVGPILSWEIQDSIPAIEKYRMPVFSPTASTSGLAELSPYVFRNALTKELQARFLARYAVNHLNLYRIAVLYPTEYYGEIMRDDFEKEVRALGGEVVTSLAYDRSQNDFREQILNLGGVPDDRLKWMVNRFLRRGAKPPPLNDKGNISRPIIDGGLFSGNESEGLKVALEVNYDAIFIPGFYDKVGLMIPQFAFYNIENILFLGGNGWNSPELVEMARHYMHSVLFVDGFFSEGEDPNTKKFVEDFQKRFGSKPTVLAAQAYDTANMMFQAILNGGYNRLEVYERLQQIEDYPGVAGTTTMLPTGDTDRSLVKLSVQEGRIVPVN, via the coding sequence ATGAGTGACGGACTGCAACGAAAAATGCGATTCCGCAAAAAAAATCCGGCCAGGATGACGGGCCTGCTGGGAATTCTGTTGTGGGGTTGCCTGTTGGCGGTGGTTTTGCCGGCCCATGCTCAGCAGTCCACGGGTCTCGACTCCGGAAGCACTCTCTTCTACAAAGGCGAGACCCTGTTCCATGAAGGCAACTACCTGGGTGCGAAAGCGGTTTTTGAGGAGTTCCTGGACCGGTACCCGGCAGAGCCACGCCGCCCGCAAGCCTTTTTTCGTCTGGGGCAAATCGAGTTTCAGAACGGTTTTTATACGTCCGCACAGGAGTACTTTCAACGGTTCATTCAATTTTTTCCGGATTCCACCTGGGTGTACCACGCCCGCCTGAAAATTGCGGAATGCCTGTTTCATCTGGAAAACCTGGAAGAAGCCGAGAAGTTGTTGCGGGCGACCATTAAGGTCGATCCGGACACGACGCACAAGTGGAAGGCGTATTCGTATCTCGCACGCCTGGACGATCTGCGCACGCAATACGATCAGGCTCTCCACAAATTCAAACGGATTGTGGAGAAAGGGCTGGATGAAGACCTCAAGGCTTATGCCCGCCAGGCGATAGAAGCCATCGTTGAAGACAAGCTGACGAAGCAACAATTGTTGAACATGAACCGGATACTGGGCAAAGAATATCCCGGCGATCTGATTCTGAACAAACTGATTCACATTTTCCGCAATGAACGGGACCTGGGCAACTACCAGATTGCGCTCGAAAATTTTCTCATCCGGTTTCCCGACAGCGCCTTGACAGATGAAATGCGCGCCGCATTGAATGGGTTCCGCGATCAATCGGAAAATGAAATCCGCGTGGGGGTGGTGCTCCCCTTGTCCGGACAGCGGGCGCTCGTGGGGCAGCAGGTGTTGCAGGGCATTCAACTGGCGTACAGCCAGGTCAGCGCCGGCAACAAGGGGCAGATCAAGCTGGAGGTCAAGGATTCGGGATTGGGACGCAACACAACGGAAGTGATGGAAGATCTGGCCCGCGATCCCAACGTGGTCGGTATCGTCGGCCCCATCCTGAGCTGGGAAATCCAGGACAGCATCCCGGCCATTGAAAAATACCGCATGCCCGTGTTCTCGCCGACGGCTTCGACCAGTGGGCTGGCGGAACTGAGTCCTTATGTATTCCGCAACGCACTGACCAAAGAATTGCAGGCGCGCTTCCTCGCCCGTTATGCGGTCAATCATTTGAACCTGTACCGGATCGCTGTTTTGTATCCCACTGAATACTACGGTGAGATCATGCGGGACGACTTCGAGAAAGAGGTGCGGGCACTGGGCGGGGAGGTGGTCACGTCTCTGGCTTACGACCGGTCGCAGAATGATTTCAGAGAGCAGATTCTCAATTTGGGAGGCGTTCCCGACGACCGTTTGAAATGGATGGTCAACCGCTTTCTCCGGCGCGGCGCCAAGCCGCCGCCCTTGAATGACAAGGGCAACATTTCGCGTCCCATCATCGATGGGGGACTGTTTTCTGGAAACGAATCGGAAGGTTTGAAAGTGGCGCTTGAGGTCAATTACGATGCCATTTTCATTCCCGGATTTTATGACAAGGTGGGACTGATGATCCCGCAGTTTGCGTTTTACAACATCGAGAATATTTTATTCCTGGGCGGCAACGGCTGGAACTCTCCGGAGCTTGTGGAAATGGCCCGGCATTACATGCACTCGGTGTTGTTCGTGGACGGATTTTTTTCGGAAGGGGAGGACCCCAATACCAAAAAGTTTGTTGAGGATTTTCAAAAACGGTTCGGCAGCAAACCCACGGTGCTTGCGGCTCAGGCCTACGATACGGCCAACATGATGTTTCAGGCCATTCTGAATGGCGGCTACAATCGGTTGGAAGTGTACGAGCGCTTGCAACAGATCGAGGATTACCCCGGCGTGGCGGGCACGACCACCATGCTGCCGACGGGCGATACCGACCGCAGCCTGGTGAAGCTGAGCGTTCAGGAAGGGCGCATCGTTCCCGTCAACTGA
- a CDS encoding glucose-6-phosphate isomerase yields MNRLSLNIDNVKPFVSADALQGLQAEVTRLHNLLESGQGLGNDYLGWLHLPSKIEAAEIQAVEAAAQSIRSQCDALISIGIGGSYLGARAAITFCNPLLRGAGGNGPDIYYAGHNLSGDYLADLLDVIRNKRVCLNVISKSGTTTEPAVAFRILKEALEQQVGVEEARRRIVATTDEKQGALKQLADAEGYQTFVIPDDIGGRYSVLTPVGLLPIAVAGIDIRKLLQGGQEAEHAATQSARLDENPAYLYAAVRHLLYKQDKTTEVMACFHPALQYVAEWWKQLTGESEGKEQRGLFPASVEYTTDLHSMGQWMQEGQRTIFETFLLVAQSNRDVSIPQFADDLDGLNYLAGKGLDYVNDKAYRGTAAAHLEGGVPNLSLTLQDRTPETLGQMFYFFERAVALSGYLLGVNPFDQPGVEFYKKNMFQLLNKPGTEKR; encoded by the coding sequence ATGAACCGCCTTTCTCTCAACATCGACAACGTCAAGCCGTTCGTCTCCGCAGACGCGTTGCAGGGATTGCAGGCGGAGGTCACGCGTCTGCACAACCTACTGGAAAGCGGGCAGGGGCTGGGCAACGATTATCTGGGCTGGCTGCACCTGCCTTCTAAAATCGAGGCGGCGGAAATCCAGGCGGTCGAGGCGGCGGCGCAGTCGATCCGTTCCCAGTGCGACGCCTTGATCAGCATCGGCATTGGCGGTTCGTACCTGGGTGCGCGTGCGGCCATCACCTTCTGCAATCCACTGCTGCGCGGCGCCGGCGGCAACGGTCCGGACATCTATTATGCCGGGCACAACCTGAGCGGCGATTACCTGGCTGACCTGCTGGATGTGATCCGCAACAAACGCGTGTGCCTGAACGTTATTTCCAAATCCGGCACCACCACGGAACCGGCCGTCGCCTTCCGCATCCTGAAAGAGGCGTTGGAGCAACAGGTCGGCGTGGAAGAAGCACGGCGACGCATCGTCGCCACCACCGACGAGAAACAGGGTGCGCTCAAGCAACTGGCCGACGCCGAAGGATATCAAACCTTCGTGATTCCGGACGACATCGGCGGCCGTTATTCGGTGCTGACCCCGGTGGGGCTTTTGCCCATTGCCGTGGCCGGGATCGACATCCGCAAGCTGTTGCAGGGCGGGCAGGAGGCGGAGCACGCGGCCACGCAGTCCGCCCGTCTCGATGAGAATCCCGCGTATCTCTATGCGGCGGTGCGCCACCTGCTGTACAAGCAGGACAAGACCACGGAGGTCATGGCCTGTTTCCACCCGGCCTTGCAGTATGTGGCGGAGTGGTGGAAACAGTTGACCGGCGAGAGCGAAGGCAAAGAACAACGCGGCCTGTTCCCGGCTTCGGTCGAGTACACCACCGACCTGCACTCGATGGGGCAATGGATGCAGGAAGGCCAGCGCACCATTTTCGAAACCTTCCTGCTGGTCGCGCAATCGAACCGCGATGTCAGCATTCCACAGTTTGCGGACGATCTGGATGGATTGAATTACCTGGCGGGCAAGGGACTGGATTACGTCAACGACAAAGCTTATCGGGGCACGGCGGCGGCGCATCTGGAAGGCGGCGTGCCGAACCTGTCGCTCACCCTTCAGGACCGCACGCCGGAGACGCTGGGGCAGATGTTTTATTTTTTCGAGCGCGCCGTGGCGCTTTCGGGTTACCTGTTGGGCGTCAATCCCTTCGATCAGCCGGGCGTCGAATTTTACAAGAAAAACATGTTTCAACTTTTGAACAAACCAGGAACCGAAAAGAGGTAA
- a CDS encoding transaldolase family protein → MGTISKELDDLVHSIAARKIGQGDVSGQYQSDPMLARLKTLGSELWIDTGDLELARSIWRKELSALTTNNTLANQVVQTGVMDDLIQETVQKLNAAASGLSADEQVREVGFVINCRIALRLVEAFKVKVSVELHPKVSRDLEATLDYARRYYKVCPEYFTVKIPLTPEGYLAVRTLRKEGIPINFTLGFSARQNYLAARLSNPNYLNVFLGRLNAVVSDNKLGDGSNIGEKVTFATQHAVREAGKQDKTVTSKLIAASIRNGEQVATLAGVDVQTIPPKALQEFQQSGRKPEEIESILDTDLKPGVDAGAGWGRQVPTLWEVDDAFKQFVDALLESGNPDAMSGEDLRQFCEARKVDLFHRFSEADFKKIYDHGKIPKLADWPESIGLDDLMTQSALQSFTKDQDALDDRIRSFLK, encoded by the coding sequence ATGGGTACCATTAGTAAAGAATTGGACGACCTCGTGCACAGCATCGCCGCCCGCAAGATTGGACAAGGCGATGTGTCCGGCCAGTACCAGAGCGATCCCATGCTGGCGCGATTGAAGACGTTGGGCAGCGAGTTGTGGATCGATACCGGCGACCTGGAATTGGCGCGCTCCATCTGGCGCAAGGAACTCTCCGCTCTCACCACCAACAACACTCTGGCCAACCAGGTGGTGCAGACCGGTGTCATGGACGACCTCATTCAGGAAACGGTGCAGAAGCTGAACGCCGCCGCCTCCGGTCTCAGCGCCGACGAACAGGTGCGCGAGGTGGGTTTCGTCATCAACTGCCGCATCGCGCTGCGCCTGGTGGAAGCGTTCAAGGTGAAGGTCAGCGTCGAGCTGCACCCCAAAGTGTCGCGCGATCTGGAGGCGACGCTGGACTACGCGCGCCGCTATTACAAGGTGTGCCCGGAATATTTCACCGTCAAGATTCCACTGACGCCGGAAGGCTACCTCGCCGTGCGCACCCTGCGCAAGGAAGGCATCCCCATCAACTTCACCTTGGGTTTCTCGGCGCGGCAGAATTACCTGGCGGCCAGGTTGTCGAACCCGAATTACCTGAACGTATTTCTGGGCCGATTGAACGCGGTGGTCAGTGACAACAAACTGGGCGACGGATCGAACATCGGCGAAAAAGTCACCTTCGCCACGCAGCACGCCGTGCGCGAGGCGGGAAAGCAGGACAAGACGGTGACCTCGAAACTGATCGCCGCCAGCATCAGAAACGGCGAGCAGGTGGCGACCCTGGCCGGGGTCGATGTGCAGACCATCCCGCCCAAGGCCTTGCAGGAGTTTCAGCAGTCGGGCCGCAAGCCGGAGGAGATCGAGAGTATTCTCGACACCGACCTGAAGCCCGGCGTGGACGCGGGCGCGGGTTGGGGCAGGCAGGTGCCGACGCTGTGGGAAGTGGACGACGCTTTCAAGCAGTTCGTGGACGCGTTGCTGGAATCCGGCAATCCGGATGCCATGTCCGGCGAGGACCTGCGGCAATTCTGCGAGGCCCGGAAGGTCGATCTGTTTCACCGTTTCAGCGAGGCCGACTTCAAAAAGATTTACGATCACGGCAAGATTCCGAAACTGGCCGACTGGCCGGAGTCGATCGGCCTCGACGACCTGATGACGCAGTCCGCGCTGCAATCCTTCACCAAGGATCAGGACGCGCTGGACGACCGCATCCGGTCGTTTCTGAAATAG
- a CDS encoding penicillin-binding protein 1A yields the protein MNDKKFLKNQQPQRPQRHNPAGKPSPKRWKRILLYSFLGVTLLGLIVGFGAAGFIYFKYSKGLPDVRQLRDYQPSTISRVYSENDELIAEFYIEKRVLAPLEDIPLHLKQATLAIEDSNFYYHFGIDPKAIVRAMITNFQAGHVVEGGSTITQQLSKTLFLSFERSLERKIREAILAIRMELVFTKEDILEMYLNQIYYGHGSYGVEAAARTYFGKPVKDLSIAECALISGLPKAPNHYSPYKDLEKSIGRRNHAIRRMAHLGFITEQEKEQALAEEVKLGQVMDPINKAPYFVEYIRQFIQEKYGSSKLYRDGLKIYTTLNYANQVSAQKAVREGLREADKRFGYRGPLQRVSDFSDREALDTLLAKLNAESETTVEASEEQPVVEGNIVHGLVTRVTQDEAKVYLGGMQGTIPLENMDWAREPNTRLDIRWSKIQNARHALAVGDVIMVKLGQKQNTTQWNLSLEQEPEVQAGLISLDPTTGHIKAMVGGYDFKKSQFNRATQAIRQPGSAFKPIIFAAAIEDGYTPASIVIDSPIIFKEKEDTFDKWKPVNFSEKFYGPTSLRTALTHSRNVVTIKLLQHTGVPKAVEVSQRLGIQSPMANNLSIALGSSGVTLYELVRAYAVFANQGQRIEPIPIRMILDRDGEMIYTPNIEKKQVISSGLAAIITDLMRSVVDHGTGRKVKVLNRPIAAKTGTTNNYIDAWFMGYSPELVTGVWVGKDRDETMGVNETGSRAAIPIWLQFMEEALQGRAVKDFPVSDEVVYMKVNPETGYAANYDNPKAQLEMFLRDNLPMKAGELEAILGKDNF from the coding sequence ATGAACGATAAAAAATTTCTAAAAAACCAGCAACCCCAACGTCCCCAGCGCCACAACCCTGCCGGCAAACCTTCGCCAAAACGGTGGAAGCGGATTCTGCTGTATTCCTTTCTCGGCGTCACGTTGCTGGGGTTGATCGTCGGGTTCGGCGCCGCCGGTTTCATCTACTTCAAATACTCCAAAGGATTGCCGGACGTCCGCCAACTCAGGGATTACCAACCCAGCACCATCTCCCGCGTGTATTCGGAAAACGATGAATTGATCGCGGAGTTTTACATCGAGAAGCGCGTCCTCGCTCCCCTGGAAGACATCCCACTGCATCTGAAACAGGCCACGCTGGCTATCGAAGACTCCAACTTCTATTACCATTTCGGCATCGATCCCAAAGCCATCGTCCGGGCGATGATCACAAACTTTCAGGCGGGGCATGTGGTGGAAGGTGGCAGCACCATCACCCAACAGTTATCGAAAACGCTTTTTCTTTCCTTTGAACGCAGCCTGGAACGCAAAATCCGGGAAGCCATTCTGGCGATCCGCATGGAGCTGGTGTTCACCAAGGAAGACATCCTGGAGATGTATCTCAACCAGATTTATTACGGCCATGGCAGCTACGGCGTGGAAGCCGCCGCCCGGACCTATTTCGGCAAGCCGGTCAAGGACCTGAGCATCGCGGAATGCGCCTTGATCTCCGGGCTGCCCAAAGCGCCCAATCATTATTCCCCTTACAAGGATCTGGAAAAATCGATCGGCCGCCGCAACCATGCCATCCGCCGCATGGCCCACCTTGGCTTCATCACCGAACAGGAGAAGGAGCAGGCGCTCGCCGAAGAAGTCAAACTCGGCCAAGTGATGGACCCCATCAACAAGGCCCCGTACTTCGTCGAATACATTCGCCAGTTCATTCAGGAAAAATACGGCTCCAGCAAACTGTACCGCGATGGCCTCAAAATATACACCACGCTCAACTATGCCAATCAGGTATCCGCGCAAAAAGCGGTGCGGGAAGGATTGCGCGAAGCGGACAAACGCTTTGGCTACCGGGGCCCGCTGCAACGCGTGAGCGATTTCAGCGACCGCGAGGCGTTGGACACGCTGCTGGCGAAACTGAACGCCGAATCCGAAACCACCGTCGAAGCCAGCGAAGAGCAGCCGGTTGTCGAAGGCAATATCGTCCATGGCCTTGTCACCCGCGTGACACAGGATGAGGCCAAGGTGTACCTGGGAGGCATGCAGGGCACGATCCCGTTGGAGAATATGGACTGGGCGCGCGAACCCAACACGCGGCTGGATATTCGCTGGTCCAAAATCCAGAACGCACGCCATGCCCTCGCCGTTGGTGACGTCATCATGGTCAAACTGGGCCAGAAGCAGAACACCACCCAATGGAATTTGAGCCTGGAGCAGGAGCCGGAAGTGCAGGCGGGGCTCATCAGCCTGGACCCGACAACCGGTCACATCAAAGCCATGGTGGGTGGCTACGATTTCAAAAAGAGTCAGTTCAACCGCGCCACCCAGGCGATACGCCAACCCGGCTCCGCATTCAAACCCATCATTTTTGCGGCGGCGATCGAAGACGGCTACACGCCTGCCAGCATCGTCATCGACTCGCCGATCATCTTCAAGGAAAAAGAAGACACCTTCGACAAATGGAAGCCGGTCAATTTTTCCGAAAAATTTTACGGACCCACGTCGCTGCGCACCGCCCTCACCCATTCGCGCAATGTGGTGACCATCAAACTCCTGCAACACACCGGCGTGCCCAAAGCCGTCGAAGTTTCGCAACGCCTGGGCATCCAAAGCCCCATGGCGAATAACCTGTCCATCGCTCTCGGTTCTTCGGGGGTGACGCTGTACGAACTGGTCCGGGCTTACGCCGTGTTCGCCAACCAGGGGCAGCGCATCGAGCCGATTCCTATCCGCATGATCCTGGACCGGGACGGGGAAATGATCTACACCCCAAATATAGAGAAAAAGCAGGTGATCTCGTCCGGGTTGGCGGCGATCATAACCGACCTGATGCGCAGCGTGGTGGATCACGGCACGGGAAGAAAGGTGAAGGTGTTGAATCGCCCGATTGCAGCGAAGACCGGCACCACCAACAATTACATCGATGCCTGGTTCATGGGCTATTCCCCGGAACTGGTGACCGGCGTCTGGGTGGGTAAGGACCGGGACGAGACCATGGGGGTGAATGAAACCGGTTCGCGCGCCGCCATCCCCATCTGGCTGCAATTCATGGAGGAGGCGCTTCAAGGCCGGGCAGTGAAGGATTTTCCGGTGAGTGACGAGGTGGTTTACATGAAGGTGAATCCCGAAACCGGCTACGCCGCGAACTACGACAATCCCAAGGCCCAACTCGAAATGTTTTTGCGCGACAACCTGCCGATGAAGGCGGGAGAGTTGGAAGCCATCCTGGGCAAGGACAACTTTTGA